Below is a window of Rhodamnia argentea isolate NSW1041297 chromosome 11, ASM2092103v1, whole genome shotgun sequence DNA.
CAGGAAAGTGCATACATGATCAGGTACTTGGAATTTGTCTATCTAGATTTAAATACAactttgcaaatatttttttatccccAGATTAGCCTTGAGGAAATATGTTTCCTGAGACAAATGAGTTATTGTCAATCTGAAGTTCGATTTTGTTGAAACCTTGTGCCTTACATAGGTTATGAAGATGGACTTGGAGGACAATGTGATTGTGGGCACCTCTATCATTGACATGTACTACAAATGTGGGAGAGTTGAGATGGCATGGAGGGCATTTGATCGCATGAGGGACAAAAATGTGCGGACATGGACCGCAATGATTGCTGGTTATGGAATGCATGGCCGTGCCAGAGAAGCTTTAGAAGTTTTCTATGAGATGATTAGAACTGGAGTTAGACCTAATTATGTGACTTTTGTATCAGTTTTAGCTGCTTGCAGCCATGCTGGTCTAGTTGATGAAGCTTGGCGTTGGTTTAGTTCCATGTTTCATGAGTACAACATTGAACCTGGGATTGAGCATTATGGCTGCATTGTTGATCTTCTTGGGCGCGCTGGATATGTCAGTAAAGCCTATGAGCTAATCAACGGAATGAAGGTGAAACCAGATTTTGTTGTTTGGGGTTCTTTGCTTGGTGCCTGTAGAACTCACAACAATGTCGAGCTTGCGGAACTTGCAGCGAGGAAGTTATTTGAATTAGACCCAGATAACTGTGGTTACTATGTATTGCTTTGCAACATTTATGCTGATGCTGAAAGATGGGAAGATGTGGAGAGGATGAGAACAATAATGAATGGCCGCGGGCTAGTCAAAACACCTGGGTATAGTTTGGTTGAACTAAAAGGTAGGGTACACATGTTTTCAGTTGGGGACAAGGGGCACCCTCAGCATGAGAGGATATATGAGTACTTGGAGAAAATATATGTGAAATTGAAACAAGCTGGTTATTTACCCAATATCACATCAGTTGTCCATGATGTCGAGCATGAAGAGAAGGAAATCACCCTTCAAGTTCACAGTGAAAAATTGGCTGTTGCCTTTGGGATCATGAATTCAGCTCCTGGTACAGTCATTCATATCATTAAGAATCTCAGAGTTTGTACTGACTGTCACACAGTAATCAAATTGATCTCCAAGATATTTAATAGAGAAATTGTGGTAagagatgcaaaaagatttcacCATTTTAGAAATGGGCTGTGTTCATGTGGAGACTACTGGTGATGGGTGGGAAATTGAGAGGCAAATGAAGAATGGGAAACACAAGATTCTGAGGAACTCATTTTtcgatgaggatgatgaaagaaCATCAGAGAAACTCGAGTCTAGGGGAACAATCACGGGTCATGCACAGTATATAGTATGCAGAATCTAGAAAAGGAGAGAGTTCTCGATGCTTGGTGGGGAAAGTTACTGCAAGGGCTGCTTTGAATGCCACACTTTTTCCAGAATCAAAATGCCATGatctgtttttgttttgtctttggTATGTGAGTTATAATCCAAGATGGTTATTGCTTCTGAAGTGGAAACTGTCTTTATCTAAGAGAAGTGATTTCCACATGCACAGCAATATGAGTTTACACAAGCAGTTCAACGAAATCATAGTAACATCCTTCATTCATTGTCAAATTCACACACCCAACAGGCTGTACTTTCCTAGACAGGTGAATAACCAGGATATGTTCTCCAAAAAATTGCTTATGAAGTCAGAAATCTGGAACAATCAGCAACTCTTCCCAGCTATGGAGAGATTTCTGGAAACTGTGAATTCACAAGAGATTTCTTGGGCCTGTCAGTTTCTGTGGCTATTGCTCATGAGCTCTGGTGTGTGTTATCCTCTGGAGCTAAAAATTCATCAGCCTTCTTAAAGCAATGCGCTGATTCCAAGTACCAACACTTCATCTGCAAGTATATATTTGGGACAGACTAAGCCTCGAGGCGCCTCTAATTGGCATCGGACAGCTTGAGACGTAAGCTCTTCTGCGGACTCACTCACTCTGTCAACGGTTCTCAAGGAAATGCGTACTGAGTATTTGCTTTTGCAAGTATATACTGACTTGGTTGTTTTCAGAGGgggctaaattttttttttaatttcctcagAAACACTCTGGAAAGCTCTCAGATGGAGCATTCCATTCTAAGATTCCATTCTAGAATTTGGACAGCGTCCCTCCGTCCCAGCTGCGTGAAGAATTTCGACGTAGGATGAGTAATTGCGATCTTTGATTAAATCAAGTAATTAAGTGaaatattaactttttttttgtggttgttAATGTTGGTTGGTGTATGTGACATTCCGGCATTGAAAAGACAGTACTGATGCGTTTCCCCAGAAATGAGCACGTGAAAATTATCAACTTACATGCAAACTGGATAAAtctaaaggaaaatttcaaaaaaggttctcaagtgccctcattttctcaaataaaagcttgaagtgaactttatttcaaataagggcctcaagtgtcTTAATTGTGTCAAAGGAGGATCAGAAGTGCATATTGTTTCAACTAAGGATAtaaagtgactatattagtctAGAAAAAAGGACCTGAGTCATTTTAGCTAGGGATATTTTgatcatttactattttattttattttatactttttctgttttttaagaaattttgaaaaacaacaatttaaaaaaaaaaaaaaaagaaaggatgaGCACAGGCAGAAggtcgtgtttttttttttttaaattttctgtttttgttttaatttaattaaatttatatttttatgaaaataccCTCTACCCTCCCGAAAATTTGGCCTACCAGAAGgccaaatccttatttgaaacaattatAATAACttcaggcctttttttgaaacaatcaaGGCAATTCACGCCTTTATTGGAACAAAGTTTATTtcgagtctttatttgaaaaaatgagggtacttaaagccttttttttttttttttaattttccctaCGTGGCATTCTTGAAGACTGAGTCAACGGGAGTGTGCCACGTGGTGGGCGTTGACTTTCAAAACAGCGGAGACTCTACGTGTCAGCGGCCGGAGAGTGTCAAAATCGCAATTCTCGGAAAGGGAGGATCGCGTACGCGATTGGAGTGGAGGGATACTGTCCACTTAGAAAGCAATAACAGAAAACTGAATCGAACATTTGCAcaacatcaaatcaaataaaaaatataaaaaaacccCTCAATTCTAAGTCAGCCATTTCTTTCTCTGGCGCTCTGAGCAATGTCCGTCGATTGCAGCCATGGCGCTTGCGGAGAACTTGCGCCAATCGCTGATTCCCGGCTTCCTCTACGCGCCCAGAGCCCTTGCCGAGGAGAGGATGCTCGGGGCGGGCCCCGCCGCCGCATCCTTCCCCGCGTTGGTGGAGAAGCAGAGGAGTTTCGTGATCCCGTCTCCGAGCGAGCCCAGGAAGAAGATCCAGATGTACTCGCCGGCGTTTTATGCCGCTTGCACCGCTGGAGGCAGCCTCTGCTGTGGCCTTACCCACATGGCCGTCACCCCTCTCGACCTCGTCAAGTGCAATATGCAGGTCAACCAGCTCGATGCCTTTGTTCACCTTGAGTGGATAGATGAGATCCCCATAACTGTCGTTTTCTCCTGTTTACCGGTGGCCGCATTCAGATTTTCCGGGAGATTAACGAACGGTGACGCTTCATTAAGTTTTTCATGCTGTGTAGAATGTTGAGATGAGTGGAACATCAACATTTGGGATGTATTAGTTTGGATTTGTGATGTATATTTCCTTTTCAAAGGAACACTTTGTGTCACGCACACAGCTGTAAGGGCACCTTTTGTTTGCGGGTGTTTGATGCTCGACCTTTTTACCAGTAGTTAAATCTTGTGAAATTTCTTACTTAGGGACAATTCTCTAGATGTTGAAGGCATGAATTACTGATTGAATTGGTTCCTTGTGTTCCTAATTGGAAGGGACCATGTCAATCTTTGTTTCACAAATGAGTACTGCTGTTTCTCATGTGACAGCCGTCGTAGAGATTTTGCTGGTACAGATTGTTTTTCAACACAatcggtgtttttttttatcggcttGCACTATTCGTTTAGAACATCTATTTCTATTCCATCATGGGTTTCTTTCTCCCTTAATGCTGGGCATTTTCATTCCTGTTGGAATGAGTGGGTACTATGGTGGACTTGTAGGCAAGTCGTGAATATTCACTatgttgtttattttttgtgtgCTAAACGAATTTGGGAAACTACTGACTGTATTCCATATTCTATTTTCAACTGTTAGCTGCAAAGTTCTTCCTTGTTAAAAAGTATAGATTTTAAACTGAGGTTATTTTCATTGAAATTCCAGATCGACCCTTCGAAGTATAAGAGCATCACATCTGGTTTTGGGGTGTTACTGAAGGAGCAGGGAGTAAGAGGCTTTTTCAGGGGTTGGGTGCCTACTCTACTTGGTTATAGTGTTCAAGGTGCCTGCAAGTATGGattctatgaatttttcaagaaatactACTCTGATATTGCTGGACCAGAGTTTGCATCGAAATACAAGACCTTGGTCTACCTCGCCGGCTCTGCATCTGCTGAGGTGATTGCAGATGTCGCTCTTTGCCCATTTGAGGCTGTAAAGGTCCGGGTGCAAACTCAGCCTGGTTTTGCAAGGGGTTTATCAGATGGATTTCCCAAGTTTGTTAAATCTGAGGGTCCTCTTGGGTATGTTTAGAACTGTTTTGCTAAGTAGTTGATTAAAGAGATGTCATAACATCCAATGCAAACCCTCAGTTGGTAACTTGCCCCTTTTTGCTTGGAAATAGGTTGTACAAGGGCATTGTTCCTCTCTGGGGTCGTCAGATTCCATGTGAGTTTTCTCAACATTTGTACTTCTTCCAATCTTGTTGAAATAGTTCTTACAAACTGTTTTTAAGCTAATCTCTCACATCCACTTGCTCATTTGTATGGTGGTTTTGTCCATGTTTCTCCATTATTTATGGTTATGCTGCATGGATTGATGATCAATCTGCATTTATAGTAAAGTCCACACAGCTAGTCCCATGAAGCGGGAAAAAAAAGGCTTGTTCCTGTCATGTTTATTGCTTGTTTTCAAGAACTAGGCCAGTTTTACTAGAAGTTACATTCTTTACAATGGACAAGATCCCTGCTTTTCTTGTTATGTTGGAATGAATTACATTGACTCTGAGGGATTCATCTATGTCTGTACTTGGTCGAACTAACTAATTGATAGTTTAAAGATGACTTGTGGGCACTTGGACTTGCCTCAAGCTTCACTGCTGCTTGTTTAATCCCCGAAAGGATGGTTAaacatttttccattttgtccTTATGTTGCGTCAGTTGCTTCATACTTGTCTCATGCATTTTGCAATCCCTAGTTTCTTTTACCGGTAAAAGGTTGGTTCCTGTAGCTTTGTCTACTGTTCGTACCAGAATTACATTGAGTTGGCTAGAGCTTAATTTTATTGTGATAGCATCTGCGAGTTGAATATCTTGAATGAGATGGCTTGCAGCATCACCCTGGGTTTCGGCTGTGAATTAGTTCTACTTTCCCGGGGAGACTTGTAGAGGCATGCACGTGCTCCTTAATTCATTTTGGCATTGAGTCTTAGTTGTCACTTGTGAGTTATCAGCATATGCATCAATTATCATGATGACAGAGAAGTTGAGTCTTTCGAAACTTTGTTAGTGTGCTTCCCCCACAATTTACGTGATGTCAAGGTAGTGGAAGATCTAGCAGCGTGTGCTTTATACTTCTCTTGAGTTAGCTTAGTGTTTGTTAGCTGTTAATGTCGTCTAACAATGCTTTCTGCTGCAGATACAATGATgaaatttgcttctttcgagacCATTGTGGAGCTAATTTATAAACACGCCATTCCCAGACCTAAAGATCAGTGTAGTAAAAATCTGCAGCTTAGTGTGAGTTTTGCAGGCGGATATGCCGCCGGAGTCTTCTGTGCCATTGTGTCTCATCCGGCTGACAACCTCGTCTCCTTCCTCAACAATGCCAAAGGGGCAACTGTTGGTGATGTGAGTGTTCTGTCGTTACTTTAATAGTTGATTTTCCCCAGTGCCCCTGCTTCCGTGCTGATCCCTTTCCCTCTGGTCACGCAGGCAGTGAAGAAGATTGGTTTATGGGGTCTCTTCACTCGTGGACTTCCTCTGCGCATTGTCATGATTGGAACTCTTACTGCGGCCCAGTGGGTGATCTATGACGCCTTTAAAGTTTTCGTGGGACTGTTAGTTCTTCTTACCTGCAGCTCTGCATATTCCATGTTCTTTGGATTGCATTTCCTTGCGTTTTGTTAAGGGGTCGTTTTGTTTTGTCTTAGGCCAACCACTGGTGGTGTTGCCCCTGCTGCTGCCCCTGCTGGGCTTGCAAAGGCTTAGACTGTGGAAAGATCAAGATCGATACCGATCATTTTTCCACGActcctctttgaaagtaataaTGATAGGATTAAGGAAGGTGCTCGAGCTCTTAGGCGATCCGGGTGAATTTTTGACAACTAGAATTCGTGTCTTTCCATTGTTAAAGCATCTTGGTTTCGCCATTGGGTCTGCGGTATCGTCTATTGGTCCATGAAATAGTCTTTGTATGTGAGTCAGATGAGAAAATTTGGACCCAATCGATATTATAGCCTAGGACTCAATAATGGGGTAGATGTGGGTGGATTGTACATTCACCTGTCTGCCAACTTTGGTTATGAATGATATTTGTAATTGACGGATGACTTGAAGGTATGGCAATCAAAATCATGCCTGTTGTTTTTGGTCGATGCTAGTTTATTGTTTTTctagtcagttttctttagattgCTTCTGTGTATTATGTTTGCTATACGTACTTTAAAACTTtgctctctcccccccccccccccccccctctctctctctctcccccttcgtCCAATAGAAAATGGGTCAGATTTTGGGAGATAAAACCTATGGGACTTAAAAGGAACAATGAAGgcgaataaaaaaataaattaaaaagagacaaggaaaataataaaaaaaataagtaaataaaatgaagtagaagaatccGGATTAAAACCGGAGCACTTGAATGCTTGATAAATAACAACGAGAAATGGCACCGAATCGAAATTCCCAAATATTTTCGATACAAAAACTATGCACATATTTATACAAAACACAACTATACTTCTTAAATTTACTCCTATATTTTAGGTAAGTACAAACAAAAGATTGAATATGACAACCCATCAAATAAAGACGCAGTCGTGATATATTATCACGATCACAATCAGATCACGCTAAGAATCGTGGCATATTATCACGATCACGATCATAATCAAATCACACTAAGACTCCCCCTCAAGTTAGCGTGTGTAGGTTGCGAACACCCAACTTGGAAAGTAACCGCATGTACTAATCTCGACCTAGTGGTTTGTTAAACACGTCGCCTAGTTGTGACTCTGTACCAATCTTCAATGGAGCAATGGGCCCGgctcatattttttcaagaaCAAGATGATAATCTATTTCAATGTGTTTCGTTTGCTCATGAACAACTGGGTTG
It encodes the following:
- the LOC115726455 gene encoding mitochondrial phosphate carrier protein 3, mitochondrial-like translates to MALAENLRQSLIPGFLYAPRALAEERMLGAGPAAASFPALVEKQRSFVIPSPSEPRKKIQMYSPAFYAACTAGGSLCCGLTHMAVTPLDLVKCNMQIDPSKYKSITSGFGVLLKEQGVRGFFRGWVPTLLGYSVQGACKYGFYEFFKKYYSDIAGPEFASKYKTLVYLAGSASAEVIADVALCPFEAVKVRVQTQPGFARGLSDGFPKFVKSEGPLGLYKGIVPLWGRQIPYTMMKFASFETIVELIYKHAIPRPKDQCSKNLQLSVSFAGGYAAGVFCAIVSHPADNLVSFLNNAKGATVGDAVKKIGLWGLFTRGLPLRIVMIGTLTAAQWVIYDAFKVFVGLPTTGGVAPAAAPAGLAKA
- the LOC115726467 gene encoding pentatricopeptide repeat-containing protein At3g26782, mitochondrial, with amino-acid sequence MNEVITPIARGAPSSIFFRNRYSTNANVVSLFSKYVDRTNVWSWNSVIGELARGGDSVEALQAFASMRKASLKPNRSTFPCAIKSCSALLDLFSGKQAHQQALKFGYEPDLFVSSALIDMYCKCGDLGDARKVFDVIPQKNVVSWTSMIAGYVQNDEGREALSLFKKFLVEESECARDAEVFVDSVAMTSVLSACSHASNEVTTKGVHGFVVKRGFYGVVGVGNALMDAYAKCGKLAASRKVFDEMTERDDFSWNSMIAVYAQNGDAAEALQLFANMIKDGDSDYNAVTLSAALLACACSGALRAGKCIHDQVMKMDLEDNVIVGTSIIDMYYKCGRVEMAWRAFDRMRDKNVRTWTAMIAGYGMHGRAREALEVFYEMIRTGVRPNYVTFVSVLAACSHAGLVDEAWRWFSSMFHEYNIEPGIEHYGCIVDLLGRAGYVSKAYELINGMKVKPDFVVWGSLLGACRTHNNVELAELAARKLFELDPDNCGYYVLLCNIYADAERWEDVERMRTIMNGRGLVKTPGYSLVELKGRVHMFSVGDKGHPQHERIYEYLEKIYVKLKQAGYLPNITSVVHDVEHEEKEITLQVHSEKLAVAFGIMNSAPGTVIHIIKNLRVCTDCHTVIKLISKIFNREIVVRDAKRFHHFRNGLCSCGDYW